One Helianthus annuus cultivar XRQ/B chromosome 12, HanXRQr2.0-SUNRISE, whole genome shotgun sequence genomic region harbors:
- the LOC110891146 gene encoding zingipain-2: MSLAATTYALLLTCLLLTITYVTSNTRTDEEVRNTYELWLARHGKTYNALGEKESRFRIFADNLKFIDEHNLSGNRSYKVGLNQFADLTNEEYRSMYLGTKVDPYRRIAKMQRGEISRRYAVQENEMFPAKVDWRERGAVSPVKNQGGCGSCWAFSTVASVEGINKIVTGDLISLSEQELVDCDNKYNSGCNGGSMDYAFQFIVSNGGIDSESDYPYKGVGAVCDPVRNKAKIVSIDGYEDVPPMNEKALMKAVAHQPVSVGIEASGRAFQLYTSGVLTGSCGTNLDHGVVVVGYGSENGKDYWIVRNSWGPEWGEDGYIRMERNMVDTPVGMCGITLMASYPIKYGNKNPSISNNVDSHQISSI; the protein is encoded by the exons ATGTCTTTGGCTGCAACTACATACGCACTCCTCCTCACATGTCTCCTCCTCACCATAACATACGTAACAAGTAACACTCGAACAGATGAGGAGGTGAGGAATACGTATGAGTTGTGGCTAGCACGTCACGGGAAAACATACAATGCCTTGGGGGAGAAGGAGAGTAGGTTTCGGATATTCGCCGATAATTTAAAGTTTATTGATGAGCACAACTTGTCCGGGAACAGGAGTTATAAAGTCGGGTTGAACCAGTTTGCTGATCTCACCAACGAAGAGTATCGGTCGATGTATTTGGGGACCAAGGTGGATCCTTACAGGAGGATTGCTAAGATGCAGAGAGGCGAGATTAGCCGACGATACGCGGTTCAGGAGAACGAGATGTTTCCGGCTAAGGTAGATTGGAGAGAACGAGGTGCTGTTTCTCCTGTTAAGAATCAAGGAGGCTGTG GAAGTTGTTGGGCTTTCTCAACGGTGGCGTCAGTTGAAGGAATAAATAAAATAGTCACCGGCGATCTGATCAGTTTATCTGAACAAGAGCTAGTTGATTGTGACAATAAATACAACAGCGGTTGCAATGGTGGGTCGATGGATTACGCCTTCCAGTTCATCGTCTCCAATGGCGGAATCGACTCAGAATCGGACTATCCTTACAAAGGTGTAGGAGCCGTTTGTGATCCGGTTAGA AACAAGGCAAAAATTGTTAGCATAGATGGTTATGAAGATGTGCCACCGATGAATGAGAAAGCATTGATGAAGGCAGTAGCTCACCAGCCTGTGAGTGTTGGAATAGAAGCTTCTGGAAGGGCTTTTCAGTTATATACTTCT GGTGTACTTACCGGTTCATGTGGGACTAACCTGGACCATGGGGTAGTTGTGGTGGGATACGGTTCAGAAAACGGGAAGGACTATTGGATTGTTAGAAACTCATGGGGACCAGAATGGGGTGAAGACGGGTATATTAGAATGGAGCGTAACATGGTCGATACGCCTGTGGGCATGTGTGGGATAACGCTGATGGCTTCTTACCCGATCAAGTACGGAAACAAGAACCCAAGTATCTCAAACAACGTTGATAGTCACCAGATTAGTAGTATctaa